Sequence from the Maribacter aquivivus genome:
GACTAAATCAGCTGTTTTGTACGGATGCCCTTCAACATACATCCATTTACTTTCACCCAAGGTAATATCTGTTAACCAAGGCAAAGGGTGTATATCTCTTCTTCCTCCTTGTTCAAAATCTAGCACGCTATAGTCTAAGGGTAGATCATCTTGTTTATGTGCTGTAACTACTTCTTTGTTTTGTTTTAGCCCATTATTAAAATGATGTGCAGCCATTTCCATTCTTTTATCTTCAGGAATTAAATTCAGCCAAGAGTCATACCATAGAATATCTGGATGGTATTTGTCAACGACTTCATTTACTTGATCTAACCAATATTGATTGAATTCTTCTATGGTATCAAAATTTCCGAACAGTTTACGCAATTTTGGGTCTGTAGTGGCGGTCGGTAGATCAGGATGATATACATAATGACTATCATATGCTGTTTTCCAAGCCTCAGGGTTATGAGCATTTCGTTGCCCATTTCTAGCATGATGAAAAGTGGCAATGGTTTTCATGTTTCTTTTCTCTAAAGAGGTAAATAGTTCACCGAGTATATCTCTTTTCGGCCCCATATCTGCTACATTCCATGGGTTTACGTCACTATCCCACATGGCAAAGCCATCATGATGTTGTGCTACAGGGCCAGCGAATTTAGCACCTGCCATTTCAAACAAGTCGGCCCAATCTTCTGGATCAAAATGTACTGCTTTAAACATGGGTATGAAATCTTCGTATCCGAAGTCATGAATACAACCATAAGTCTTTTCATGATGTTTACGAATATCTCCCTGGTCTTTATACATGTTATGAGGATACCATGCACTACCATATGCTGGTACGCTGTATGGTCCCCAATGAAAATAGATACCTAATTTAGAGTCTTGAAACCATTCTGGTGCGGCATCGTGGTTTTTTAAAGATTCAAAAACAGGTTTATATGTAATTTTCTTGTCAGTTTTACAGCCAACCAGGAGGATAAAAGTTGAAACCATTAAAAACTTAGCTACGTGCATTTTTGTTTTTTTAAAATTCAAAAGTCAATGCTATTTGTATGGGTTCGTCTGAATTACCAAAATAATTTTCAGAATTTCCCTGTGGACCCATAGTATCTGGTTTTTGAAATTTGGTGCCAATACCAGGTATGTTTTTTACAAAAGAAATGTCACCTTCAGGATATTCAATACTTACTCTTTTGTTAGGGTCTTCTGATGGATTTTCGGGAGTTAGCATACGTAGAAATGTGTATTCAGAGTTGCAATAGACGGTAAAACCATTGTCATTTTTCCCTTTAACTTTCACCCAATATAAGCTGGAGAAAAACCCTTTAAATTCAGGATAAACATATTCGGTTTCACCTGTGATGGTATTGTTGTAATCATTCTCCCAAACCTTAAATTGGGTACCTTTCATTCTATTTCTCCAAACCCGATACGGACCATCGCCCAACCATTTCATACCACTTACCTCAGACTCAGGAAAAGAGAATGAAATGCCCTTGTATCCTGTTATAACTCTCTTGGCTTTAAAATCTACGGCCAAATCAAGTAAACCGTTAGAATGAATGGTCCATTTGATGATGTCTGACGATAATTCTTTGTGACTTGCCCATGCAGGTGATTTATCTTTTAGCTCAAAAATAGTCGTAATCTCTATACTGTTTTTTAAGCTTTTAACAGCTACCGAGATTATGCTATCATACTGTGCTAAAATGATGGGTCCGTTATTAAAAGGAATCACTTTTCCGTTCTTGATGACCTCTTTTAATAAACCCGTCTTTGCTGAAAATGTATAGTGAATGCCATTGGCTTCTACGGCAATACTATTATCTTTTATGGTTTTCT
This genomic interval carries:
- a CDS encoding alpha-L-fucosidase — its product is MHVAKFLMVSTFILLVGCKTDKKITYKPVFESLKNHDAAPEWFQDSKLGIYFHWGPYSVPAYGSAWYPHNMYKDQGDIRKHHEKTYGCIHDFGYEDFIPMFKAVHFDPEDWADLFEMAGAKFAGPVAQHHDGFAMWDSDVNPWNVADMGPKRDILGELFTSLEKRNMKTIATFHHARNGQRNAHNPEAWKTAYDSHYVYHPDLPTATTDPKLRKLFGNFDTIEEFNQYWLDQVNEVVDKYHPDILWYDSWLNLIPEDKRMEMAAHHFNNGLKQNKEVVTAHKQDDLPLDYSVLDFEQGGRRDIHPLPWLTDITLGESKWMYVEGHPYKTADLVIRNMIDVWSKNGIVLLNVSPRADGVINQEQRYILKEIGAWLKIHGEAVYGTRTHTIFGYGPAKAVDGSHGGQSSKIKYTADDVRFTIAKDKKAMYVFFLGKPEAGKKIEMRAIGGYHRNIPPTPIKNVRLLGSDISVDWELTSESFYLTMPNAKMNDLATVFKFELE